A genomic region of Desulfobacterales bacterium contains the following coding sequences:
- a CDS encoding outer membrane beta-barrel protein — translation MKEKITLLVAGLLFAVPPNPASGKSGRLEIIPALTLRQEYNDNILFTRNNERHDFITTVSPEIGLRRMSERLKASLTGRLNRIYHAKNKQFDDWDHQLSGRFEYRLSPRLSLSASATFTRDSRPDRDIEETGLVLGTEARDRQQYSFAWSYMLADEKTAVSGNAAYSSDDFAGSDSLDLESYNLGLGLSRNLSAFTKPTAARVNVAAGRYDYPGVAIKNYNLTVGVSRDFSETLRGDISIGPRYTSTRYEAIGLTEGSWGATGTVSLSSEGIYTSSDISLSHDMAAASGRIGTTEKTSAVLELGRKFSDTVRGKLSAGYYRNRTERGQLGGRDSDEQTFRIRPRLRYGITDDLDLIAAYTLTRICDSKDDTDKKRSLLFFQLRYQSALFE, via the coding sequence ATGAAAGAAAAAATCACCCTGCTTGTTGCCGGCCTCCTGTTCGCCGTTCCGCCAAACCCGGCCAGCGGTAAGAGCGGCCGGCTCGAGATCATCCCGGCCCTGACCCTGCGCCAGGAGTACAATGACAATATCCTGTTTACGCGGAACAATGAGCGCCATGATTTCATTACCACCGTTTCCCCCGAAATCGGGCTCCGCCGGATGTCGGAACGGCTCAAAGCCTCTCTGACCGGGCGGCTCAACCGAATCTACCATGCCAAGAACAAACAGTTCGATGACTGGGACCATCAACTCTCCGGCCGGTTCGAATACCGCTTGAGCCCGCGCCTGTCCCTGTCCGCCTCAGCGACTTTCACCCGGGACTCCCGGCCTGACCGCGATATCGAGGAGACCGGCCTGGTGCTGGGTACCGAGGCCCGCGACCGCCAGCAGTACTCCTTTGCCTGGAGCTATATGCTGGCGGATGAAAAAACCGCGGTCAGCGGAAACGCGGCTTATTCAAGCGATGATTTTGCCGGCTCGGATTCCCTTGACCTAGAATCGTATAACCTCGGCCTCGGGCTCAGCCGCAACCTGAGCGCCTTTACCAAGCCCACCGCGGCCAGGGTGAATGTTGCCGCCGGACGATATGATTATCCCGGGGTGGCAATAAAAAACTATAACCTGACCGTTGGCGTCAGCCGGGATTTCAGCGAGACCCTGCGGGGCGATATCTCCATCGGTCCCCGGTATACGTCGACCAGGTACGAGGCCATCGGCCTGACCGAGGGTTCGTGGGGAGCAACGGGAACGGTCTCCCTTTCCTCCGAGGGGATATACACCAGCAGCGACATCAGCCTGTCCCATGATATGGCCGCGGCCAGCGGCAGAATCGGGACAACCGAAAAAACCTCGGCAGTGCTGGAGCTGGGCCGGAAGTTCTCCGACACGGTCCGGGGAAAGCTCAGCGCCGGGTATTACCGGAACCGGACCGAGCGTGGTCAGCTCGGCGGCCGGGACAGCGATGAGCAGACCTTTCGCATCCGCCCCCGGCTCCGCTACGGGATAACCGATGATCTCGATCTG